A portion of the Bacillus sp. es.034 genome contains these proteins:
- the mnmA gene encoding tRNA 2-thiouridine(34) synthase MnmA, translating into MKKEPKDTRVVVGMSGGVDSSVAALLLKQQGYEVIGIFMKNWDDTDENGVCTATEDYNDVIRVCNQIGIPYYAVNFEKQYWDKVFTYFLDEYKAGRTPNPDVMCNKEIKFKAFLDHALKLGADYLATGHYAQVEYRDGEYKMLRGVDNNKDQTYFLNQLGQEQLEKVMFPLGGIDKKKVREIAKEAGLATATKKDSTGICFIGERNFKDFLSNYLPAQPGKMETLDGKVMGKHDGLMYYTIGQRHGLGIGGAGEPWFAIGKDLERNVLYVGQSFEHPALYSDSILATDVHWTSNEEKSSEFACTAKFRYRQADNKVTVIPMEDGKVKVIFDEPIRAVTPGQAVVFYNGDECLGGGTIDTIIKDDKKLTYVG; encoded by the coding sequence GTGAAAAAAGAACCAAAGGATACGAGAGTGGTCGTTGGGATGTCCGGGGGGGTGGATTCTTCTGTAGCCGCATTATTATTGAAACAGCAGGGCTATGAAGTCATCGGGATTTTCATGAAGAACTGGGATGATACCGATGAAAACGGAGTATGTACGGCAACCGAAGACTACAACGATGTGATTCGGGTATGTAACCAAATTGGGATTCCTTACTACGCTGTGAATTTTGAGAAACAATACTGGGATAAAGTGTTTACGTACTTCCTGGATGAATATAAAGCCGGCAGGACACCGAATCCCGATGTGATGTGCAATAAGGAAATCAAGTTCAAAGCATTCCTTGATCATGCACTGAAATTAGGGGCGGATTATCTCGCAACGGGTCACTATGCCCAGGTCGAATATCGTGACGGAGAGTATAAGATGCTCCGTGGCGTCGATAACAATAAGGATCAAACATACTTCCTCAATCAGCTCGGGCAGGAACAGCTTGAGAAAGTGATGTTCCCCCTAGGCGGCATCGATAAGAAGAAGGTACGTGAAATTGCCAAGGAAGCGGGCCTTGCTACTGCAACCAAGAAAGACAGTACGGGAATCTGCTTCATCGGTGAACGTAACTTCAAGGATTTCCTGAGTAACTATCTTCCGGCGCAGCCTGGAAAGATGGAGACACTGGATGGGAAAGTGATGGGGAAACATGATGGGTTGATGTATTATACCATCGGTCAGCGTCACGGCCTTGGCATCGGTGGTGCAGGTGAGCCTTGGTTCGCCATCGGGAAGGACCTGGAAAGAAACGTCCTTTACGTAGGTCAAAGCTTTGAGCACCCAGCCCTTTATTCCGATTCCATCCTTGCGACGGATGTTCACTGGACATCGAACGAAGAGAAATCCTCTGAGTTCGCATGCACGGCAAAATTCCGTTACCGCCAGGCGGATAATAAGGTAACGGTCATCCCTATGGAAGATGGCAAGGTGAAGGTCATCTTTGATGAACCTATTCGAGCGGTGACACCGGGACAGGCCGTTGTATTCTACAACGGGGATGAGTGTCTTGGTGGAGGAACGATTGACACCATCATTAAAGATGACAAAAAACTGACATACGTCGGATAA
- a CDS encoding tetratricopeptide repeat protein — translation MDKNLKGIELLQEGKVEEAVKLFTEAIEENPKEPVGYINFGNVLMSVGDNEKAKKFFERAISVDENAGAAYYSLGNLFFNENKFDEAKDQFEKAISKGMENADVFFMLGMSLFQLDQPRFALPYFQRSVELNEEDIEARFQLGLCLAKVEAYEEAITQLSQVVEADPEHADAYYNLGVAYAGHKDDADTALMYFNKAIDVQPDHMLAGYGIKMIEKLKNEQSE, via the coding sequence TTGGATAAGAATTTAAAAGGCATTGAGTTATTGCAAGAAGGAAAAGTAGAAGAGGCGGTAAAACTCTTTACAGAAGCCATCGAAGAAAACCCGAAGGAGCCGGTCGGGTATATCAATTTTGGAAATGTATTGATGTCGGTTGGCGACAATGAGAAAGCGAAGAAGTTTTTTGAACGGGCGATTTCCGTCGATGAAAACGCAGGAGCAGCTTATTACTCTCTCGGGAATCTCTTTTTCAATGAGAATAAGTTTGACGAAGCAAAAGATCAATTTGAAAAGGCCATCTCCAAAGGAATGGAGAATGCCGATGTATTCTTCATGCTGGGAATGAGTCTGTTCCAGTTAGATCAGCCAAGATTTGCACTACCGTACTTTCAGCGAAGTGTTGAATTGAATGAAGAAGACATCGAAGCGCGTTTCCAATTAGGATTGTGTCTTGCTAAAGTGGAAGCATATGAAGAAGCGATCACTCAATTATCCCAAGTGGTGGAAGCAGATCCGGAGCATGCAGATGCCTATTACAATCTGGGGGTTGCGTATGCAGGTCATAAGGATGATGCTGATACGGCACTCATGTATTTCAACAAAGCCATTGACGTTCAACCTGATCATATGCTGGCGGGTTATGGCATCAAGATGATCGAGAAGCTTAAAAATGAACAAAGTGAATAG
- a CDS encoding ATP-dependent RecD-like DNA helicase yields the protein MSQQDSLKLFGEEEIYIKGRHLVTIFHNEENLYSVVRIRVDETNDSYEDKEAVVTGNFPKIHEDETYIFYGRFQEHPRFGMQFHAKHFKKEIPQTTQGVVHYLSSDLFKGIGKKTAEKIVEHIGENAIGKILENPSLLDEIPKLPKEKAKSIYDTLSEHQGLERVMIMLNELGFGPQISMKVYQAYKEQALEIIQKNPYKLVEDIEGIGFTRADELGSKIGLTGSHPDRIKAGCLYTLEQTCVKQGHVYLEAEELIVTVKELLEKSQPERIEYTDISTQLVSLEEESKVIGEGTKVYVPSLYFSEKGIVTNIEKILSQTQYKDQFPQSEFLLSLGALEDRLGVQYAPSQKEAIETALMSPMLLLTGGPGTGKTTVIQGIVELFADLHGCSLDPKDYKDEPFPVLLTAPTGRAAKRMTESTGLPAMTIHRLLGWNGQEGFQSDEERAIEGKLLIVDEVSMVDTWLAHQLLKALPEDIQVIFVGDEDQLPSVGPGQVLKDLLNSESVPTVRLTDIYRQEEGSSIIELAHYMKRGQVPADLTKQQKDRSFFPCRTNQISEVVQKVVENAKKKGYSPKDIQVLAPMYRGPAGIDRLNELLQEIFNSNDGTRKEIAFGDVKYRIGDKVLQLVNQPENNVFNGDIGEIVSIFYAKENTEKQDMIIVSYEGNEVTYTRQDLMQITHAYCCSIHKSQGSEFPIVILPVVKSYYRMLRRNLLYTAITRSKQFLILCGELDAFKLGVEREDDFLRKTTLSEKLRGLLDPEAHVKEDLSSEDLRIEEILLNEDPMIGMEGISPYDFMKA from the coding sequence TTGAGCCAGCAAGACTCTTTAAAGCTGTTTGGTGAGGAAGAAATCTATATAAAAGGAAGGCATCTTGTCACCATTTTTCATAATGAGGAGAACCTCTATTCGGTTGTCAGAATCCGTGTAGATGAAACAAATGATTCTTATGAGGATAAAGAAGCGGTCGTAACTGGGAATTTTCCTAAGATACATGAAGATGAGACCTATATATTTTATGGGAGATTTCAAGAGCATCCGAGATTCGGCATGCAGTTTCATGCCAAGCATTTCAAGAAAGAAATCCCCCAAACTACACAGGGCGTCGTCCATTATTTATCAAGTGATCTCTTCAAAGGGATCGGGAAAAAAACAGCTGAGAAGATCGTGGAGCATATCGGGGAAAATGCGATAGGTAAAATTCTCGAAAATCCAAGCCTCTTGGATGAAATTCCAAAGCTTCCAAAAGAAAAGGCGAAGAGTATCTATGATACGTTATCTGAGCATCAGGGACTCGAGCGGGTCATGATCATGCTGAATGAGCTTGGATTTGGTCCCCAGATTTCCATGAAGGTGTATCAGGCTTATAAAGAGCAGGCACTTGAAATCATTCAAAAGAATCCTTATAAGCTTGTGGAAGATATTGAAGGGATCGGCTTCACCCGGGCAGATGAATTGGGGTCAAAGATTGGTTTGACAGGCAGTCATCCGGACCGGATCAAAGCCGGCTGTTTATATACCCTGGAACAAACATGCGTCAAGCAGGGCCATGTGTATCTTGAAGCGGAGGAACTCATTGTAACGGTGAAAGAGCTCCTTGAGAAAAGTCAGCCTGAAAGAATCGAATACACGGACATTTCCACTCAATTGGTTTCCTTGGAGGAAGAAAGCAAAGTCATCGGTGAAGGGACGAAGGTGTATGTTCCCTCCCTATATTTCTCTGAAAAGGGGATTGTGACCAATATTGAAAAGATACTCTCCCAGACCCAGTATAAAGATCAATTCCCCCAGTCTGAATTCCTTCTGTCACTGGGGGCCCTGGAGGACAGGCTTGGGGTGCAGTATGCGCCTTCTCAAAAGGAAGCCATCGAGACGGCATTGATGTCTCCCATGCTTCTATTGACGGGGGGACCCGGTACGGGGAAAACCACCGTCATTCAGGGGATCGTCGAACTGTTCGCCGATCTTCACGGGTGTTCGCTGGATCCCAAGGATTACAAGGATGAACCGTTCCCCGTATTGCTGACGGCCCCTACAGGACGTGCAGCTAAGCGGATGACAGAATCCACGGGGCTGCCGGCCATGACGATCCACCGACTTCTCGGATGGAATGGTCAGGAAGGATTTCAGAGCGATGAAGAACGGGCGATCGAGGGCAAGCTGTTGATTGTGGACGAAGTGTCCATGGTAGATACCTGGCTTGCCCATCAATTGCTGAAGGCTCTGCCTGAGGATATTCAAGTGATATTTGTCGGGGATGAAGATCAATTGCCGTCTGTCGGTCCAGGTCAGGTACTGAAGGACTTATTGAATTCGGAGAGCGTGCCGACTGTCAGGTTGACGGATATTTACAGGCAGGAAGAGGGTTCCTCGATTATTGAACTTGCTCACTATATGAAAAGGGGACAGGTTCCCGCAGATTTGACCAAACAGCAGAAAGATCGTTCGTTCTTTCCCTGCAGGACAAATCAGATTTCCGAGGTCGTTCAGAAAGTGGTGGAAAATGCCAAGAAAAAGGGCTACTCACCTAAAGATATACAGGTACTTGCCCCTATGTACAGGGGTCCTGCAGGTATTGACCGCTTGAATGAACTGCTTCAGGAAATCTTTAACAGTAATGATGGGACCCGCAAAGAAATCGCCTTCGGGGACGTGAAATACCGGATCGGGGATAAGGTCCTTCAGCTTGTCAATCAGCCTGAAAACAATGTTTTTAACGGGGATATCGGTGAAATCGTTTCGATCTTTTATGCAAAGGAAAACACTGAGAAACAGGACATGATCATTGTTTCATATGAAGGCAATGAGGTCACATATACACGGCAGGACCTCATGCAAATCACCCATGCGTATTGCTGTTCGATCCATAAATCCCAGGGGAGCGAGTTTCCCATTGTCATTTTACCCGTCGTGAAGAGCTATTACCGTATGTTACGGAGAAATCTCCTATACACGGCCATCACTAGGAGCAAACAGTTCCTCATTCTCTGCGGGGAGCTCGATGCTTTCAAGCTTGGAGTGGAGAGGGAAGATGACTTTCTCAGGAAAACGACCTTGAGTGAGAAGCTGAGAGGCTTATTGGACCCTGAGGCTCATGTAAAAGAGGATTTATCAAGTGAGGACTTACGCATTGAAGAAATCCTGCTGAATGAAGACCCGATGATTGGAATGGAAGGGATCTCTCCTTACGATTTCATGAAGGCATAA
- a CDS encoding biotin transporter BioY: MKRKLRTIDLTLAGMFVALMAIGANITTFVPFMVVGGVPITLQTFFAILAGAILGSRIGAISMTVYALVGLVGVPVFARFGAGLSSIVSPTFGFVVSFIFTAYITGKIVEKHKGINVYIFAALVGMVVNYVVGTNWMYAAYKFWAQAPEGFTYKLAWAWMVVPLPKDIILAVCAGVMAHRLEKSVLSKSTFRNLKRAA, translated from the coding sequence ATGAAAAGAAAACTAAGGACAATCGATCTTACACTGGCAGGGATGTTTGTTGCACTAATGGCGATCGGTGCCAACATCACAACATTCGTACCTTTTATGGTGGTGGGCGGTGTGCCGATAACGTTACAAACTTTTTTCGCCATTTTAGCAGGGGCGATCCTTGGAAGCAGGATCGGGGCGATTTCCATGACAGTGTACGCATTGGTCGGACTCGTGGGTGTCCCTGTATTTGCACGATTTGGAGCAGGGTTATCTTCTATAGTGAGCCCAACTTTCGGATTTGTCGTTTCGTTTATTTTCACGGCTTACATCACAGGTAAAATCGTGGAAAAACATAAAGGAATCAACGTATATATCTTCGCCGCACTGGTCGGGATGGTGGTCAATTATGTAGTCGGAACAAACTGGATGTACGCTGCCTACAAGTTCTGGGCACAAGCACCGGAAGGATTCACCTATAAGCTCGCATGGGCATGGATGGTCGTCCCACTGCCTAAAGACATCATTTTAGCCGTCTGTGCAGGTGTCATGGCTCATCGTTTAGAAAAATCGGTCCTGTCAAAAAGTACATTCAGAAATTTAAAGCGTGCAGCTTAA
- the bioB gene encoding biotin synthase BioB, with the protein MKSWKALADEVIKGKELTNEEALAILQSPDDELLELLHSAYVIRKHYYGNKVKLNMIINTKSGLCPENCGYCSQSSVSDAPIEKYRMVDKETIMKGAENAHQLNVGTYCIVASGRGPSNREVDHVVSAVKEIKAQYNLKVCACLGLLKGDQAKRLKEAGVDRYNHNINTSVNHHENITTSHTYEDRVNTVEQAKAQGISPCSGIIVGMKETLQDVVDMAHSLKILDADSIPVNFLHAIDGTPLEGTDELNPRYCLKVLCLMRFINPTKEIRISGGREVNLRSLQPLGLYPANSIFVGDYLTTAGQDGTADHKMLEDLGFEIDYVKQEIGESVTTR; encoded by the coding sequence ATGAAATCGTGGAAAGCACTTGCGGATGAGGTGATCAAGGGGAAAGAACTGACGAATGAAGAAGCTTTAGCCATCCTGCAAAGTCCGGATGATGAGCTTCTGGAGTTATTGCACAGTGCGTACGTGATCCGGAAACATTATTATGGAAATAAGGTCAAATTAAATATGATCATCAATACCAAATCGGGATTGTGTCCTGAGAATTGCGGGTACTGTTCCCAGTCGAGCGTCTCTGATGCACCGATCGAGAAGTACCGCATGGTGGATAAAGAAACCATCATGAAGGGAGCTGAAAATGCTCATCAACTAAATGTCGGCACCTACTGCATCGTCGCAAGTGGCCGGGGCCCAAGCAATCGGGAAGTGGATCATGTTGTATCGGCGGTAAAAGAAATCAAGGCACAGTATAACTTGAAAGTATGCGCGTGTCTCGGATTATTAAAGGGTGACCAGGCGAAACGGTTAAAGGAAGCAGGGGTGGACCGGTACAACCATAATATCAATACATCCGTTAACCACCATGAAAACATCACCACATCCCATACATATGAAGACAGGGTGAATACCGTGGAGCAGGCAAAAGCTCAGGGGATCTCTCCTTGCTCTGGAATCATCGTCGGAATGAAAGAAACGCTGCAGGATGTGGTGGATATGGCGCATAGCCTGAAGATTCTCGATGCCGACTCGATTCCGGTCAATTTTCTTCATGCCATCGACGGGACACCTCTTGAAGGAACGGATGAACTGAACCCGAGATATTGCTTAAAGGTCCTTTGCTTGATGCGCTTCATCAATCCGACGAAAGAGATCAGGATATCCGGTGGGCGTGAAGTGAACCTCCGAAGCCTTCAGCCATTGGGTCTTTATCCCGCAAACTCGATCTTTGTCGGGGATTACTTGACCACAGCCGGGCAGGACGGCACAGCGGACCATAAAATGCTTGAAGATCTCGGATTTGAAATTGACTATGTGAAACAAGAAATCGGGGAGTCCGTCACCACACGATAA
- a CDS encoding YrzQ family protein, translated as MSFLNKTFASIVGFGAGVAASIYSQRSNMMSQRQMKRIRKQVKKLF; from the coding sequence GTGTCTTTCTTGAATAAAACATTTGCATCCATCGTTGGTTTTGGAGCAGGAGTCGCGGCTTCCATCTATTCTCAAAGATCCAATATGATGAGTCAGAGACAAATGAAACGAATCCGTAAACAAGTAAAGAAACTTTTTTAA
- a CDS encoding AI-2E family transporter encodes MVERKPYTKWIYRLSMALILVIFLYVLYLLKPVWHPVLEVLFFSLLPFFIGGFIAYLLHPVVEKLHEAGIHRGIAILLIYVLFFGGLGYSIYKGTPAVIHQLKDLSENAPVFTEQYQGWLKVVQSETSTWPDGIQSQLEKRIDGLEAWVTGLVALVLATLMKFMNSLLIVAIIPFVSFYLLKDITKVKAFMWRLTPKKWRQSAISFSHDVDESLGGYIRGQLLVCLIIGGVSAGTLWLIGMKYPLILGLIIGVTNVIPYFGPIIGAVPAAIVASTISTNMVIYVVILVVVLQFLEGNILSPLIVGKSLHMHPLFIMGALILGGEVGGVIGMIVAVPFLAVIKVAILHGRTHFLHSMKNDNTEKWE; translated from the coding sequence ATGGTGGAAAGAAAACCTTATACCAAATGGATATACAGGCTTTCGATGGCCCTTATTCTTGTAATATTTCTATATGTACTCTATTTATTGAAGCCTGTATGGCATCCGGTACTAGAGGTCTTATTCTTTTCCCTGCTTCCTTTCTTCATAGGCGGCTTCATTGCTTACCTGCTTCATCCGGTAGTGGAGAAGCTGCATGAAGCCGGCATACACAGGGGGATCGCGATTCTGCTTATCTACGTCCTCTTCTTCGGGGGATTGGGGTATAGCATCTATAAAGGGACCCCGGCCGTCATTCATCAGCTGAAGGATTTATCGGAGAACGCGCCGGTTTTCACAGAGCAGTACCAGGGCTGGCTGAAGGTTGTACAGAGCGAGACTTCCACGTGGCCGGACGGGATACAGTCTCAGCTTGAGAAGAGAATAGACGGACTCGAAGCGTGGGTGACGGGGCTTGTGGCTTTGGTGCTGGCAACCCTCATGAAGTTCATGAACAGTCTGCTCATCGTCGCCATCATTCCCTTCGTATCCTTTTATTTATTGAAGGATATCACAAAAGTAAAGGCATTCATGTGGCGGCTCACGCCAAAAAAATGGAGGCAGAGTGCGATATCATTTTCTCATGATGTGGATGAATCCCTCGGTGGCTATATCAGGGGACAGCTCTTGGTTTGCTTGATTATCGGAGGTGTTTCAGCGGGCACCCTATGGCTGATCGGTATGAAATACCCCCTCATTCTCGGCTTGATCATTGGGGTGACGAATGTGATTCCTTATTTCGGTCCAATCATCGGGGCTGTACCTGCAGCCATCGTGGCAAGTACGATTTCCACGAATATGGTGATTTATGTGGTCATCCTTGTCGTGGTCCTGCAGTTCCTAGAAGGGAACATCCTATCACCCCTCATCGTCGGGAAAAGCCTTCATATGCATCCTCTCTTCATCATGGGGGCATTGATCCTTGGTGGCGAGGTGGGGGGAGTGATCGGAATGATCGTGGCAGTGCCGTTTCTTGCTGTCATAAAGGTGGCTATTTTACATGGCCGGACCCATTTTCTTCACTCGATGAAGAATGATAATACTGAAAAATGGGAATGA
- the alaS gene encoding alanine--tRNA ligase: MNKLTGAEIRQKFLDFFQEKGHGVEPSASLVPHEDPSLLWINSGVATLKKYFDGRVIPQNPRIVNAQKSIRTNDIENVGKTARHHTFFEMLGNFSIGDYFKVEAIEWAWEFLTDAKWVGFDPEKLSVTIHPEDHEAFDIWNQKVGVPAERIIRIEGNFWDIGEGPSGPNTEIFYDRGPEYGDNPEDPELYPGGENDRYLEVWNLVFSQFNHNPDGTYTPLPKKNIDTGMGLERMACVVQEVPTNFDTDLFMPIIAATEEISGKSYGKDNDTDVAFKVIADHIRTVSFAIGDGALPSNEGRGYVLRRLLRRAVRFAKQIEINRPFMYELVPVVSDIMVDFYPEVKQKAEFIQKVVKNEEDRFHETLNEGLAILSSIVKVQKSSGSNVIPGEDVFRLYDTYGFPVELTEEYAEEEGLTVDHEGFEREMEGQRERARSARQDVGSMQVQGGVLSDITVESRFVGYDTLESHSTVLELLVDNERQPRVSKGQECQFILSETPFYAESGGQIGDKGYIEADGVKVFVKTVKKAPNGQNLHTAVVEEGTLEQGAEVLARVSRESRTKVEKNHTATHILHQALKDVLGDHVNQAGSLVEPDRLRFDFSHFGSVSSEEMERIETLVNEKVWKAMSVNTALKSLTEAKEMGAMALFGEKYGSEVRVVSIGDYSLELCGGCHVSNTTEIGLFKILTESGIGAGTRRIEAVTAENAYKVLNDQVSQLKEVAAKLKSNPKEVVNRVDSLLGEMKELQRENESLSAKLSNIEAGSLTDQVKVIDGVNVLSAKVASVDSNGLRTMMDDLKQKLSSGVIVLATTGEDKVTIIAGVTSDLVEKGYHAGKLVKEVASRCGGGGGGRPDMAQAGGKNPEKVEEALQFVEEWVKSI, translated from the coding sequence ATGAACAAATTAACAGGCGCAGAAATTCGTCAGAAGTTTTTAGATTTCTTTCAGGAAAAAGGACACGGAGTAGAACCGAGTGCATCCCTCGTTCCCCATGAAGATCCGTCCCTATTATGGATCAACAGCGGAGTAGCGACATTAAAGAAATATTTTGATGGACGTGTGATCCCTCAAAATCCGAGAATCGTGAATGCCCAAAAATCAATTCGTACGAACGACATTGAGAATGTAGGAAAAACAGCCCGTCATCATACGTTTTTCGAAATGCTGGGGAATTTCTCCATCGGTGACTATTTCAAAGTCGAAGCGATCGAATGGGCTTGGGAATTCCTGACGGATGCAAAATGGGTTGGATTCGATCCGGAAAAGCTATCTGTCACGATCCACCCGGAGGATCATGAAGCATTTGACATCTGGAACCAAAAAGTGGGCGTACCTGCTGAACGCATCATCCGTATCGAAGGGAACTTCTGGGATATCGGCGAAGGTCCGAGTGGTCCAAATACAGAAATCTTCTACGATCGCGGACCAGAATATGGAGACAATCCGGAAGATCCCGAATTATATCCAGGCGGGGAAAATGATCGTTACCTTGAAGTGTGGAATCTGGTGTTCTCACAATTCAATCACAATCCTGACGGGACGTACACACCGCTTCCGAAGAAGAACATTGATACTGGTATGGGCCTTGAGAGGATGGCGTGTGTCGTCCAGGAAGTCCCTACGAACTTTGATACAGATTTATTTATGCCGATCATCGCTGCAACGGAAGAAATTTCAGGAAAGTCTTACGGCAAAGACAACGATACTGATGTGGCTTTCAAAGTCATTGCCGATCATATCAGAACGGTTTCGTTTGCCATTGGCGACGGTGCCCTTCCATCCAATGAAGGCCGCGGATATGTCTTAAGAAGACTTCTTCGCCGCGCTGTCCGCTTTGCAAAACAAATCGAAATCAACCGCCCATTCATGTATGAATTGGTTCCTGTCGTTTCTGACATCATGGTTGACTTCTATCCGGAAGTGAAGCAAAAAGCAGAATTCATCCAAAAAGTGGTGAAAAATGAAGAGGACCGTTTCCATGAGACATTGAATGAAGGCCTTGCGATCCTTTCCTCCATCGTCAAGGTGCAAAAATCTTCCGGAAGTAACGTGATCCCAGGTGAAGATGTCTTCCGCCTTTATGACACGTATGGTTTCCCTGTAGAATTAACGGAAGAGTACGCAGAAGAAGAAGGATTGACGGTTGATCATGAAGGTTTTGAAAGAGAGATGGAAGGTCAGCGTGAAAGAGCGAGATCTGCCCGCCAGGATGTAGGAAGCATGCAGGTGCAAGGTGGGGTCCTGAGTGATATTACAGTGGAAAGCCGCTTTGTCGGATATGACACACTCGAAAGCCATTCGACAGTCCTTGAATTATTGGTTGACAATGAGCGCCAGCCTAGAGTCAGTAAAGGTCAGGAATGCCAGTTCATCCTCAGCGAGACTCCTTTCTATGCAGAGAGCGGAGGACAGATCGGGGATAAGGGTTATATAGAAGCAGATGGCGTAAAAGTATTCGTCAAAACGGTCAAAAAGGCACCTAATGGACAAAACCTTCACACGGCAGTTGTAGAAGAGGGGACTTTGGAGCAGGGGGCCGAGGTCCTTGCCAGGGTTTCCCGGGAATCCAGAACAAAAGTGGAGAAAAACCATACAGCTACCCACATTCTTCATCAGGCTTTGAAAGACGTCCTTGGAGATCACGTGAATCAGGCAGGTTCCCTTGTTGAACCGGATCGTCTGCGCTTTGATTTCTCTCATTTCGGATCTGTATCATCAGAAGAAATGGAACGGATCGAAACCCTCGTCAATGAGAAGGTTTGGAAGGCGATGTCGGTGAACACGGCTCTTAAATCTCTAACCGAGGCGAAAGAGATGGGTGCCATGGCGTTATTCGGTGAGAAATATGGTTCAGAAGTGCGTGTCGTATCGATTGGGGACTACAGCCTGGAGCTATGTGGAGGCTGTCACGTATCCAATACAACCGAGATCGGTTTATTCAAGATCCTCACTGAAAGCGGGATCGGTGCCGGTACTAGAAGGATCGAAGCCGTAACGGCAGAAAATGCGTATAAAGTATTGAATGATCAGGTATCTCAACTGAAAGAGGTTGCCGCGAAACTGAAGTCGAATCCGAAAGAAGTCGTCAATCGAGTAGACTCATTATTAGGTGAGATGAAAGAGCTTCAAAGGGAAAATGAATCATTATCTGCAAAGTTGTCTAATATAGAAGCAGGAAGCTTAACGGATCAAGTGAAGGTCATTGATGGTGTGAATGTCCTGTCTGCAAAAGTGGCATCAGTTGACAGCAACGGATTGCGCACGATGATGGATGATCTTAAGCAGAAGCTTTCATCCGGGGTGATCGTACTGGCAACAACTGGAGAAGATAAAGTGACCATCATTGCAGGAGTTACTAGTGATTTAGTCGAAAAAGGATATCATGCAGGAAAATTGGTCAAAGAAGTCGCATCACGTTGTGGCGGCGGCGGTGGCGGTCGTCCGGATATGGCCCAGGCCGGTGGTAAAAACCCGGAAAAAGTCGAAGAAGCCCTTCAATTTGTAGAAGAATGGGTCAAATCCATTTAA
- a CDS encoding IreB family regulatory phosphoprotein: MSSFDKTMRFDFSEEPFEHDVREVLLQVHDALQEKGYNPINQIVGYLLSGDPAYIPRHQDARNIIRRLERDEIIEELVKSYLKQHKEG; encoded by the coding sequence ATGAGTTCTTTTGACAAAACGATGCGGTTTGATTTTTCAGAGGAGCCGTTCGAACATGACGTGAGGGAAGTGCTCTTACAGGTTCACGATGCTCTGCAGGAAAAAGGGTACAACCCGATCAATCAAATCGTAGGATACTTATTATCTGGAGACCCGGCTTACATCCCCAGACATCAAGATGCCAGAAATATCATCCGCCGTTTAGAACGAGATGAGATCATCGAAGAATTAGTCAAATCGTATTTGAAACAACACAAAGAGGGATAA
- the ruvX gene encoding Holliday junction resolvase RuvX: protein MRVMGLDVGSKTVGVAISDELGWTAQGIETIKIDEDQGVFRMDRIKELADEYQVDTVVVGMPKNMNNTIGPRGEASKAYGELIQQELSLPIKYWDERLSTMAAERVLLEADVSRKKRKKVIDKMAAMMILQGYLDSQK, encoded by the coding sequence ATGCGTGTAATGGGTTTAGACGTTGGTTCTAAAACAGTCGGAGTCGCAATCAGCGATGAGCTTGGCTGGACGGCTCAAGGAATTGAAACGATTAAGATCGACGAAGATCAAGGTGTGTTCCGGATGGATCGAATAAAGGAACTTGCCGATGAATACCAGGTGGATACCGTTGTGGTTGGAATGCCTAAAAACATGAATAACACGATTGGTCCACGTGGGGAAGCGTCTAAAGCTTATGGAGAATTGATTCAACAGGAGTTATCCCTTCCCATTAAATACTGGGATGAAAGACTGAGCACAATGGCTGCTGAACGAGTGCTTTTAGAAGCCGACGTAAGCAGGAAGAAACGTAAGAAAGTGATCGATAAAATGGCTGCGATGATGATCCTTCAAGGATACCTTGACAGCCAAAAATAA
- a CDS encoding DUF1292 domain-containing protein: protein MEHGEKQITVVDEQGNEQLCEVLFTFESDKFNKSYVLYYPLGADENDEEEIEIHASAFMAGDEGQEGELKPIETEEEWDMIEEMLNTFLDEEEDAE, encoded by the coding sequence ATGGAACACGGAGAAAAGCAAATTACAGTAGTTGACGAACAAGGAAATGAGCAATTATGCGAGGTCCTTTTCACATTTGAATCAGATAAATTCAATAAATCTTATGTCCTTTATTATCCACTTGGAGCAGATGAGAACGATGAAGAAGAAATCGAGATTCATGCTTCTGCATTCATGGCTGGTGACGAAGGTCAGGAAGGCGAATTAAAGCCGATTGAAACAGAAGAAGAGTGGGACATGATCGAAGAAATGTTAAACACTTTCCTTGATGAAGAAGAAGACGCTGAATAA